AAAATAGTACACCATAGAGGGCTTGTAGGCAAGCCTTATGAATCACTCTTCAGTCTCCTAGTTTCCATTTCCCCCTCCATTCATTCTCATCGAGATCATGCACTGGGAGTTCTTGGTCACTGCCCGCGCTTCTTGTTTCATCAGCCCTCTTACTACTGCGCATGATACTTGCCATTTCTTGTATCGTGCAGGAAGTGCTCCGCCTCATCCTATCAATGAGGACCTCAAGTTGATCCCTCAGGCCATGCCGTGTCAGCCTATCCCTCAAAACCTCACAAGTAGCCTGGTAGGGTGGGATACCTTCATCCACCATCATCACAAAATAGCCGCAGGCCTCCTCTAATCTTCCCTTCTTGCAAGATAACCCATGGATCATGACAGCATAAGTTGCTGCGCCTGGGTGAAAGCCACGTGTTTCCATCCCTTCCCATACCTCAACAGCCTTATCAATCCTTCCTACACCAACCAACATTTTTAGTAACATGTTGTAAGAATGACGATCTGGCACACACAAGCCTTTATCCATTCTTGCAATAAGCCTCAAAGACTTGTTCACCTCATTCTTCTTACAATGCGCATTAAGCAGTGTGTTGTATGTCCAAACATCAGGCTTTTCCCCTCTCGTGATGATCTCACCAAGGATATTATAAGCCTCCTCAATCTCTCCCAGTTCGCACAATAACCGAATTATAGCATTATATGTGAATACATTTGGTGTGAGGTCATGCATGCGCATCCTATCTAGCACACGAAGAGCATCCCGAGCATCCTTGGATGCACAGGCAGCACGAAGGAATGGACCATAAGTAGCAGCATCTGGAACAAGCCCACGGCTCTGTTGCATATCTTTCAAATGTTCCTGCGCACGTGCAATATCACCTCCGCGGCATAAGGCATCAACCAATGCATTGTAGGCAGGCACATCAGGCTCAACACCTCTCTCAACCATTTCATCAAATAACTTTTGCGCGTTTTCCGGCTTCTCCACAACAGCCCACCCAGAGATCAGGATGGTGTAGGTCTTGGCTGAGACATCGAAATGGGTCCCCGACTCTCTGAAGAAGACCTCAGCATGATTTACAAGGCCATTATGGCACAAGGCGAATAGCAGCGAGTGGAAATCGGCCAGCGTTGGGTGGAAGCCGAACCCCGCCATGGAGGAGAATGCCcggaccgcatcatccgggagaagAGCACGTGAGTAAGCACGGAACAGCCGCGGGAAGAGGCCCCGCGTGAGCGCAGCCGGTGGGAGGTCAGATAGCAGCGAACGCAGCAGCGGGAAGAGCCGTGCACCGGCGAGCGAATTGGCCAGGATGAGGAGCGAATCCGGCAGGTGAGAGAACCCGGGCAGCCCCGCGGCAAAGAGGAAGAACCGGAGAGACGGCACGGGGAGGTGGCGGCACCGGCGCAGCACCGCGGCCGCCGCGTCGGGGGTGATGCGCGGCGCGAAGCCGCGGAGCGCGGCAGGGAGGTCGTGGCGCGGGCCACGGAAGTCGCTGAGCACGCGGCTAAGCGTGCTCACGAGCCCTCGGTCGACCTCTGGGCCTGGGCCCGGATCCGGGGACGGATCGCGGGGCGAGGCGGTGAAGAAGCGGGGGAGGGGGACGGGGCGCGGGCTGCGAGGCGCGAGGCGGCGTGGCGCGGCGAGCGATCTCGCGGCGGCTTGCATCGGTGAGGCTGCGGTAACAGCGGATTCGCGAGTAACGTAAGGATGCACGCGTGCTAGAAAGCAATAAATGGATGTGAGAGCAGGGGGGTGAAGGGACTTACCGAGGAAGTTAGGgtcgccgggggaaggggtggaggaagaggaggtcgccgCCGGCCGGTGGATTCGGAGGAGGTCGCGGTCGAAACGAAGGGAGAGGAGGGCCTGAATGAGTGAATGGGGAAGTGAGACGAGTCAGGAAACTTGGGCTTGTGGAAGGACCATACGGCGACGGTGAGACAAGGTTGGTCCATGGACCGTGTGCCTCTTTGTAAGGCTTTGAATTTTGAATAAGGAAGGGCTCCATCCACCGGCGGCTAGTGGGCCGCTCAAAAAAAAAATCTTCTTTTCCATTCACTTTTTTCTACCTTCAAGTCTTTGtaggaagagagggagagagaaagcaTGTGTCGGCATGGGGTTTAAGGATTTCGTACTCTTCCATAAAGCTATGTTAGCGAAGCAAGGGTGGCGCTTGATTTTATAAGTTGGAGTTGCTACGTGCTAGATTTTGAAAGGAATTGGTTTTAAAAAGGAATGCCTCTCATACTTGGAGGGCTATTATGTCGGGATGAAGAGCTTTGAACTCGAGATTGATCATGAGAATTAGAGACGGTGCAAGTACAAGAGTTTGGGAGGATCCCTAGATACCCTCAAGAGTTTGAACGTGTTTAGGCACTCCATGACCTTCTTGAACCGCTCATTGCATTGTATGTGTGTTTGGCCGGGAACTTGATCCTGGCGAACTCCTCGACTACCGCATGCACGTTCTTCCTTGGTGTGCGACGGGACGGCGACTCCACGACGTTCTTCATGGCTTCCTTCATCTGCTCGCCCTTCATGGCCAGGGTGGCCTTGGTTGCCGTCGGGATGGTCTCCTGCTCAGCGACCTAGAATTGTTCCCATGCTTAGTCCAACTCGGCCGCTCTGCGCTCCAGGAGATGTCTCTCCCTTGAGGCCTTGCCCAAGGATTTCATAATCCGCAGCCGAGCGTGGTCGTGCCTCGGACTGCCCCGAGGTATGTCTAGGGCCCGAATATCCTTGTCGCTGAGCTCGCTGCCCTCCCCGGACATCGGCTCCCCGACAGCCAGTTCTTCAACGTTGTGTTCCTCGTCCGCCCTCCTGGCGGCTCGTAGTCGGGATCGTCGAGGTCGTCGCCCTGTGTCGTAAATACAGAGTAGGCCCAAGTATACGGATGGCTCACCTTAGGCCCATGATCCATCCAAGATACGGCCTAGAAGACCATGGGCCAAGGGGCATTGTCATCAGCCCGTCAACAACAAGGAGGACGGCTCAGGACCACGCTAAGTCCCAACAATTGGATACTGAGCCGGTCGACAACCGAGCACTAGCAGTCGACTAGACCATCAGTTGGCAACTACTTAGGATACCTCTCGCCCACGATGCCTTAATGATGGCAGTTACCCAACGATGTTATAATCTAGTTAAATATGGCAGTTACCAATAGTAAATGCCATGAAGCAGTCGACCGAACATGATGCCATTAACTGCATTAATACTAGTCCATTATGTACCCCCTCCTAGTGCACTCTATATAAGTCGGGAGGCAGCTTTGGGCTGAGGGTTGAACATACCTTACGCCAAGAGTTAAGAACACcagaggagtagggtattacctccactacAGAGGGGGGGGGCCAACCTGTATAGTTCATTGAGCGTACTCCCACTTGCACCGTTCGGTAGATACGATTGCCTCCACATTCATACCCCCTATTATTATTAGGATTATACCCACGGTgtttggtgtatccaccatatagcACTCCTCGGCGGAGGTCGCCTGCCACGGGCGTAATGGCACCGCGGCTTGCGGCCGGCTATCCATGATTCGTCGGTCTCCTATATGTCTTCCATCTTTTTTGTTCCGCCAATAAGCACCTCGGTGAGATCCTCGATGTTAGCAATAAGGTGGGtgggcactactgcaggatgctgctaacgcgacactacgatcagagacccttcgacgaaactgtgtgcgatgcaataatcgcaaacggtggtgtaaaaaaaccatcaaaaaagatgcaaaacgtttgcgatggaggatgcatcaaacatggttcggattttagttgtgtgtacgatgcagggcatacggttcagtttaatgaactgtttgtgatgagacaaAACAAAAGAatcgggcagccagatgaaggtgtgtgcgatatatagcatacggttcactcggatgaactgcttgtgattaggcaacacaaaagaaacggtcagccagatcaaagtgtgtgcgatatacggcatgcggttcactcggatgaactgtttgtgttgagacaagagaacagaaaaggttcaatataacaagatgtgtgtgatacgcggcaaacaggtctgtaatcagaaatgtgtgcgaagaccgataataacacagacggttgctgctaataagacgtgtgtgttgtgcgatgggattgcatacagaacaacaatacacacacacacacacttataaggacatggttgcataaacaaattaaacatccacttacataggtggctactacaaccatggcatttgcacacaccaaagtaaactattacatgcataattatataggtggctactacacacatgacatttccacacaccaataaagtaaactatatattacatgcatgattaactagcataaacgatcatctgatcatcgtctacttcttgtgacgcttgctctgcttgtggctcgatccgggctcgtcgatttgggtaatgaggcacttcctcatgtccacgatccgcctgtgcatctcgtagcatgtgtacacgctcatggccgcgaacctgagatgaggttcatccagttgccgcattcaggccctgtgccaggatacgggacttgttttctgggcatcctgcttcatcttttcgtagtaggggtcaatgatggccgaggcgagttcgaccagggagtccttcttcgtgcttccCCAGACCCTGTactggtcacggatttcgacaaggttcttgtaggccaagcccgtaacactgagcgcttttacatcgtcggtggttttcaccatggtgaacttgtagtcggtgctgttgacaaacccgTTGAagcggtcgcaaggctctgtggccatgcagtagtggtagatgaggacatgatggcgcacgcacaactgggcgacggcaaccttctgatctatgccgggacgaccggcgctgtactggaggtcgatgccgaccaccttgtacttgtctcgagcaagcaactgctcaacgctattgatgtagtcgtccaccacggccggatcaatggtgtacaccaccgagagatccgtctccctcgcgtgggtcttcactctatgctcgccaaactccattggagcgccgctagacatcccctctccaTGTGTCGTCGTgagtgtgcttgttgtgttgtggggcgcgatcgaaaggttgaagagactaaggttataatggcttcGGGAATTAAAGGGGAAACCGGACGGCCaagaatatcggcaggccctgatggcagttctaatttgcagcgcgtaactccatcgtgccgcacgtaactgcatcacatgccaacgcgcgcggcgcaaccgcatgcatatgggccccccgacgtgatcgtgcgcacgcccaaccgatGGCAGAGCGCGCgcagagggacgcgagcagagcgctccgcggtcgcctgaacggcaagcaaccatatatatatatatatgcatatagcagttgaacacgcaaggaaaagctgtccacaagccgagcgcgccgacggacgcgagcagagcgcgccaacggacgcgagcagagcgcgtcgcggcgcctaacgacgagcacagcgcgctgcggcgcctaacgacgagcagagcttgccgagggacgcgagcagaggtgtagcgatcagacctcaaacagtctgatctctgtgcatcagtgtcatccctcgatcggtaatgctgacatgcacagtacttgaggatttataacagagtagcaatcacacacttattacatcgaatgtctcaaaaaagaacttattacaataaatatggcttaaggccatctaaatcaataatagtggaaggcttggaaggtaaagtgagtccatcaactccaacggcatcactgagtgaaagacaacgacctatggctccttactcgtcatctgaaaagtctgcaacatgaacgttgcagcccgaaacgggtcagcacatggaatatgctggcaatgcaacacaagagagtaatgaacagaataaatgctatcactacatgcatatttggctggtggaggctgtaaggttaatatgtttttgcggaaagccaattttttcctacaacaaaggaataaaattttatttaactatcatggtagttgttaatcattgagaaggttcctccaactcaatcccaattaagcatcatcattaaacccaatcaaattatatgaAGAGTGATGAGATCGGcgtgataatccaagaaccagatactcaagatgtccataaccggggacacagctaatcatgattagtttgtacactctgtagaggtttgcgcacttttccccacaagactcgatctcctccgttggatttctcgcactacatggtgtttgagaaacggatgaccgagacacagtctttcagaagcattaactctctactctgggtagacagtaccacgtacaacccactacatctgctagtctacctcttcaagagcttcacgcaacttactcaactatgccagagcccataatggcttgtggctgcacacgaaagtttctagcatgaataatcttatgatccctttgagcctgggtggcgggccataggatgatcacacgggtcctccgggatatcctaggacaacactggattctccaggtgcccacaagcaatccacccagatgtgtatttaagttgccaccttaagttgaaccattaattaataaactcacatctatcatggatacactcaaacccaatccacgtctatgagcatagcgtAGCAAtgtaagcaacgtagaagtaactcccaaaaggtttgataataaacaggtgaataggtactacctcatctacttcccaaacccacaagttaatcacattaTAATCATGCTTATTGTatgattgccttgctgatgatccgcgaaacctagagactcgtagtagcacgcttcgcactccgggtactctatcgcaaacaaacaatcatacaataagcactcaactagaagcattggtaaaagtcaaataa
This window of the Triticum aestivum cultivar Chinese Spring chromosome 5D, IWGSC CS RefSeq v2.1, whole genome shotgun sequence genome carries:
- the LOC123121399 gene encoding pentatricopeptide repeat-containing protein At1g52640, mitochondrial isoform X2, with product MQAAARSLAAPRRLAPRSPRPVPLPRFFTASPRDPSPDPGPGPEVDRGLVSTLSRVLSDFRGPRHDLPAALRGFAPRITPDAAAAVLRRCRHLPVPSLRFFLFAAGLPGFSHLPDSLLILANSLAGARLFPLLRSLLSDLPPAALTRGLFPRLFRAYSRALLPDDAVRAFSSMAGFGFHPTLADFHSLLFALCHNGLVNHAEVFFRESGTHFDVSAKTYTILISGWAVVEKPENAQKLFDEMVERGVEPDVPAYNALVDALCRGGDIARAQEHLKDMQQSRGLVPDAATYGPFLRAACASKDARDALRVLDRMRMHDLTPNVFTYNAIIRLLCELGEIEEAYNILGEIITRGEKPDVWTYNTLLNAHCKKNEANMDSEPSSQNPTDMTAFVQNLLGQMQTRFESMSQNIVSKIDEMGTKIDELEQSVNDLKAEMGTTDIPVKKPDEAKPTDSA